Proteins co-encoded in one Nonlabens agnitus genomic window:
- a CDS encoding FtsL-like putative cell division protein, with protein sequence MAAQFYDILRGNFLTNRDALKNWKFILFVTGLALIMIYTGHNFESKVHYIGQLNDEVSELRSQYVDGQRQLMFLQMESTVASRLKETGIAPAKEPPYKLIINTSHGND encoded by the coding sequence ATGGCAGCACAATTCTATGACATATTACGCGGCAATTTTCTAACCAACAGGGATGCGCTCAAGAACTGGAAATTCATCTTGTTCGTGACCGGTCTCGCATTGATCATGATTTATACAGGTCACAATTTTGAGAGCAAGGTGCATTATATAGGCCAGCTCAATGATGAGGTGAGCGAGTTGCGTAGCCAGTATGTTGATGGTCAGCGACAATTGATGTTTTTGCAAATGGAGAGCACTGTGGCCAGTAGACTCAAGGAAACCGGTATCGCTCCAGCAAAAGAGCCGCCGTACAAACTCATTATAAACACGTCTCATGGCAACGACTGA
- a CDS encoding alpha/beta fold hydrolase, producing the protein MTHDLIKDGKFEYYTSGEGTPIIILHGLMGGLSNFQGVIDYFPKLGYQVIVPTLPLYTMPLIKTSVGTFAKHINKFIDHMGFKEVILLGNSLGGHIGLVTTKLYPKKIKALVITGSSGLYESAMGESYPKRGDYDYIKKKSEDVFYDPAVATKEIVDEVFGVVNDRKKLIKTLAIAKSAIRHNMAKDLPKMTTPTCIIWGKQDGVTPPNVAEEFHEKLPDSDLFWIDKCGHAAMMEHPEEFNEILHKWLEERQF; encoded by the coding sequence ATGACGCACGATTTAATTAAGGATGGTAAGTTTGAGTACTACACTTCGGGAGAAGGAACTCCGATAATTATCTTACATGGTTTGATGGGCGGCCTGAGTAATTTCCAGGGCGTTATTGACTATTTCCCAAAGTTGGGCTATCAAGTCATCGTGCCTACTTTGCCTTTGTACACCATGCCGTTGATCAAGACGAGTGTGGGAACTTTTGCAAAGCATATCAATAAGTTCATCGATCACATGGGATTCAAGGAAGTGATTCTTCTAGGCAATTCTTTAGGCGGTCACATAGGTCTAGTAACCACAAAATTATATCCCAAGAAAATCAAAGCCCTTGTGATTACCGGTAGTTCTGGACTGTATGAAAGTGCGATGGGTGAGAGCTATCCCAAGCGTGGCGATTATGACTACATCAAGAAAAAAAGTGAGGACGTCTTTTACGATCCAGCGGTAGCGACAAAGGAAATAGTGGATGAGGTTTTTGGCGTTGTAAATGACCGTAAAAAATTGATCAAGACACTTGCTATTGCAAAAAGTGCGATACGTCACAACATGGCAAAGGATCTGCCTAAAATGACCACGCCTACCTGCATCATCTGGGGAAAACAGGATGGTGTAACGCCGCCTAATGTGGCAGAAGAATTTCATGAAAAACTACCGGATAGCGACCTATTCTGGATCGACAAATGCGGGCATGCTGCCATGATGGAGCATCCTGAAGAGTTCAACGAGATCCTTCACAAATGGCTGGAAGAACGCCAGTTCTAA
- a CDS encoding penicillin-binding protein → MATTDKNILHRVYAVSIFFAVVAIAIVAQIVRIQFFEGDAYRAKAEERIFRNQMVEANRGNLYDSNGQLLATSITKYDIRFDAVAPSQKDFNNEIEPLASSLSRKLNKPKSYFLTKFRKARTNNSRYLHIIDDINYTDLMELKSFPLFKRGANRGGLIVEPHVEREYPLGKMAERLVGYDEVGKPRVGLEGAYRNFLKGENGSRLEQKISGNQWKPINNVNEIEPKDGLDVYTTIDVNMQDVAHHALLEQLEYFEADHGTAVVMETATGEIKALSNLGRSSDGKYFEKRNYALWESHEPGSTFKLMSVIAALEDKVIDTSTVFDTQNGKISYYGRNVRDSKYGGYGKISVARAFELSSNTALVQMVQDNYGSDPEKYVDRLYSMNLNDKLNLPIIGEGKPMIPHPDDENWSGLSLPWMGFGYGVRLTPLQTLTFYNAVANNGVMVKPRLIKEVRSKDKMIEKYDREIINPSICSQETIDKVKVMMENVVKRGTADNLYSSRFSMAGKTGTCQTEYWKGSGNYIASFAGYFPADKPKYSCIVVIHKPNTAKGYYGNIVAGPVFKKIAQKIYASNPQADEVQLPEAVPVKIQNSLKSYYTKAQKTSKDLPDLRGMDAMDAIAIIENMGAKVRIVGAGKVKSQSIKPGTKINTSHQVILTLS, encoded by the coding sequence ATGGCAACGACTGATAAGAACATATTGCATAGGGTATATGCCGTCAGCATCTTCTTTGCCGTGGTAGCGATCGCTATTGTGGCGCAAATCGTTCGTATTCAGTTTTTTGAAGGCGATGCCTATCGTGCCAAGGCCGAAGAGCGCATCTTCCGCAATCAAATGGTAGAGGCAAATCGTGGTAATCTATATGATTCGAATGGGCAACTTTTGGCGACCTCGATCACTAAATATGACATACGATTTGATGCCGTTGCTCCTAGTCAAAAGGATTTTAATAATGAGATAGAGCCTTTGGCGAGTTCGCTTTCGCGAAAGCTGAACAAACCAAAATCTTATTTCTTAACCAAATTCAGAAAGGCGAGAACCAATAACTCCAGATACCTGCACATCATAGACGATATCAATTATACCGACTTGATGGAACTGAAAAGTTTCCCATTGTTCAAGCGCGGTGCCAATCGTGGCGGTTTGATCGTAGAGCCACATGTAGAGCGTGAATATCCGCTTGGAAAAATGGCAGAACGCCTAGTGGGTTATGATGAGGTCGGTAAACCTAGAGTTGGGTTGGAAGGTGCCTACCGCAACTTTTTGAAAGGTGAAAACGGTTCCCGATTGGAACAAAAAATATCTGGCAACCAGTGGAAACCTATCAACAACGTCAATGAGATTGAGCCTAAAGATGGGCTGGACGTTTACACAACCATCGATGTAAACATGCAAGACGTGGCGCACCATGCGTTGCTGGAGCAGTTGGAATATTTTGAGGCAGATCACGGTACTGCAGTCGTGATGGAAACCGCGACTGGCGAGATCAAGGCCTTGTCAAATCTAGGCCGCTCGTCTGATGGTAAATATTTTGAGAAACGCAATTATGCGTTATGGGAATCTCACGAGCCTGGTTCGACGTTTAAACTGATGAGTGTGATTGCTGCTCTTGAAGATAAAGTCATCGATACCAGTACCGTTTTTGATACACAAAACGGGAAGATTTCCTATTACGGTCGCAATGTGCGCGACTCAAAATATGGTGGTTACGGCAAGATCAGTGTTGCGAGAGCTTTTGAACTGAGTTCTAACACAGCATTGGTTCAAATGGTTCAGGATAATTATGGTAGTGATCCTGAAAAGTATGTCGACCGCTTGTACAGCATGAATCTTAATGATAAGCTCAACCTTCCCATAATTGGTGAAGGGAAGCCTATGATTCCGCATCCAGATGATGAGAATTGGAGTGGTTTGTCGCTGCCCTGGATGGGATTTGGTTATGGTGTGCGGTTAACGCCTCTACAAACCTTGACCTTCTATAATGCTGTGGCTAATAATGGTGTGATGGTCAAGCCTCGCTTGATCAAGGAAGTAAGGTCTAAGGATAAGATGATTGAGAAATACGATCGCGAGATCATCAATCCGTCCATTTGTAGTCAAGAGACAATCGATAAGGTAAAGGTCATGATGGAGAATGTGGTCAAGCGCGGTACCGCAGACAATCTTTATAGCAGCCGTTTTTCCATGGCTGGTAAAACTGGAACCTGTCAAACCGAATACTGGAAAGGCAGCGGTAACTATATCGCCTCTTTTGCAGGGTACTTTCCAGCAGATAAGCCCAAATACAGCTGTATAGTGGTAATCCATAAACCAAACACGGCCAAAGGTTATTATGGTAACATTGTCGCAGGACCAGTTTTCAAAAAAATTGCTCAAAAAATATACGCCAGTAATCCACAAGCAGATGAGGTGCAGTTACCTGAAGCAGTTCCTGTCAAAATTCAGAATAGCTTAAAGTCCTACTATACCAAGGCACAAAAAACCTCGAAAGATCTACCAGATTTAAGAGGCATGGATGCCATGGATGCGATTGCCATTATTGAAAATATGGGCGCTAAAGTAAGAATTGTTGGCGCAGGTAAAGTCAAGTCTCAAAGTATTAAGCCTGGAACCAAGATCAATACGTCTCATCAAGTAATCCTGACGCTATCATGA
- the mraZ gene encoding division/cell wall cluster transcriptional repressor MraZ: MNHFIGTYECKADAKGRFMMPVAIKKQLLPMLDDGFVIRRSVFQPCLELYPMSEWNAVMEKIGKLNRFNKKHNDFIRRFTAGVKMVEVDGNGRLLIPSDLKAIAGITKDLTIASAVNIIEIWDKDKYENAIDESALDFADLAQEVMGDDTNDLLS, translated from the coding sequence ATGAATCATTTTATAGGAACATACGAGTGCAAAGCAGACGCCAAAGGACGTTTCATGATGCCCGTCGCCATCAAGAAGCAATTGCTTCCCATGCTGGATGATGGCTTTGTGATACGCAGGTCTGTGTTCCAGCCTTGTCTTGAATTGTATCCCATGAGTGAATGGAATGCCGTGATGGAAAAAATAGGCAAGCTTAACAGGTTCAATAAAAAGCATAATGATTTCATACGCCGCTTTACGGCAGGCGTCAAGATGGTAGAAGTGGATGGTAATGGTAGGTTGTTGATTCCCAGTGACCTTAAAGCTATTGCTGGAATCACCAAAGACTTGACCATCGCCAGTGCGGTGAACATCATTGAAATCTGGGATAAAGATAAATACGAGAATGCCATTGACGAGTCTGCACTAGACTTTGCAGATCTCGCACAAGAAGTAATGGGAGATGACACAAATGACCTCTTATCATGA
- a CDS encoding UDP-N-acetylmuramoyl-L-alanyl-D-glutamate--2,6-diaminopimelate ligase → MKILRDILYKVRLDTVIGSTDLKVNHIHFDSRKVKNGDVFIALKGTVSDGHDFIDKAIELGAKAIVVEDMPVDKKKNVTYVVVENSHEALALMAANYYENPSRDLKLIGVTGTNGKTTTTSLLYQLFKNVGYKTGLISTVEILINGKSIPTKHTTPDPLTINDHLAAMRDAGVDYCFMEVSSHGIAQERVAGLHFAGGIFTNLSHDHLDYHATFAEYRDVKKRFFDGLPAGSFALYNKDDKNGPIMVQNTKARKLGYALKTYTDYQANVLENQFGGLLLKVNGHELWTKMIGEFNAYNVLAIYACAIELGLEEMEVLEAISKLDGVSGRFQYFTTVKDKITAIVDYAHTPDALKNVLETINSIRTKNEKVITVVGCGGDRDRTKRPIMANVATTLSDMVILTSDNPRTEDPQAILKEMEAGVEPQNYKKAITIADREQAIKTAANMANPQDIILIAGKGHETYQEINGVRHDFDDRLKITTILKNLDK, encoded by the coding sequence ATGAAAATACTAAGAGACATATTGTATAAAGTAAGACTGGATACGGTAATAGGATCTACTGATCTTAAGGTAAACCATATTCACTTTGATTCCCGTAAGGTCAAGAACGGCGACGTCTTTATAGCTCTCAAGGGAACCGTAAGTGACGGCCATGATTTTATAGACAAGGCCATTGAGTTAGGTGCAAAGGCAATCGTAGTTGAAGATATGCCTGTTGATAAGAAAAAAAACGTCACTTATGTAGTGGTTGAAAATTCTCATGAAGCACTCGCTTTGATGGCGGCAAACTACTACGAGAATCCTTCAAGAGATCTTAAACTGATTGGGGTCACAGGAACAAATGGTAAAACCACTACTACCAGTTTGCTGTACCAACTCTTTAAAAATGTGGGATACAAAACTGGGCTTATTTCTACGGTAGAAATTTTGATCAACGGTAAATCCATCCCAACGAAGCACACGACTCCAGATCCTCTCACCATCAACGATCATCTTGCTGCTATGCGAGATGCTGGTGTGGATTATTGTTTTATGGAAGTGAGCAGTCATGGTATCGCACAGGAGCGTGTGGCAGGATTGCATTTTGCAGGTGGTATTTTCACCAACCTATCTCACGACCACCTAGATTATCACGCCACGTTTGCAGAATATCGCGATGTCAAAAAGAGGTTCTTTGACGGCTTGCCTGCAGGTTCTTTTGCTCTTTATAACAAAGATGACAAAAACGGACCTATCATGGTCCAGAATACTAAGGCTAGAAAACTAGGCTACGCTTTAAAAACCTATACAGATTATCAAGCCAATGTGCTTGAAAATCAATTTGGCGGCTTGCTATTAAAAGTGAATGGTCACGAGTTGTGGACCAAGATGATTGGTGAGTTCAATGCATACAATGTGCTAGCGATATATGCATGCGCCATAGAATTGGGATTGGAAGAAATGGAAGTTCTTGAAGCCATATCAAAATTGGATGGTGTTTCTGGAAGGTTTCAATATTTCACAACTGTAAAGGACAAGATCACTGCTATAGTAGATTATGCACACACTCCAGATGCACTTAAAAACGTGCTGGAAACCATTAATAGCATACGTACTAAAAATGAAAAGGTCATTACGGTAGTAGGTTGCGGTGGCGATAGAGATCGCACCAAACGTCCCATTATGGCAAATGTGGCTACTACATTGAGCGATATGGTTATCCTAACCAGCGATAATCCCAGAACTGAAGATCCGCAAGCGATTTTAAAAGAAATGGAAGCTGGCGTGGAACCACAGAATTACAAGAAGGCCATCACCATTGCAGATCGTGAGCAAGCCATCAAGACAGCGGCCAATATGGCGAATCCACAGGACATCATTTTAATCGCTGGAAAAGGTCATGAAACCTATCAGGAAATCAATGGCGTGCGTCATGACTTTGATGATCGCCTTAAGATTACAACCATCCTCAAAAACCTTGATAAATAA
- the rsmH gene encoding 16S rRNA (cytosine(1402)-N(4))-methyltransferase RsmH, whose protein sequence is MTQMTSYHDPVLLKESVDGLDIKPGGVYVDVTYGGGGHSREILKRLGPDGKLYGFDQDPDALANIIDDDRFELIPENFRYIKRFLRLHGYKKVDGILADLGVSSHQFNEASRGFSTRFDARLDMRMNQKATVDAVSIVNDYDEQELRRIFKEYGELRNAPRIAREIVTARKTKSIQTVQDLKDICAPLVPARIENKQMAQVFQAIRIEVNQEMDVLHEFLEQCKDLLEPGGRLSVISYHSLEDRPVKRFIRNGLFEGEPEKDVYGRVSVPFKKVGNLIVPSKEELKQNSRARSAKLRIAERIEQE, encoded by the coding sequence ATGACACAAATGACCTCTTATCATGATCCAGTCCTCTTGAAGGAATCTGTTGATGGACTCGATATAAAGCCAGGCGGTGTTTATGTCGATGTTACTTATGGTGGTGGCGGTCATTCCAGAGAAATCCTGAAAAGATTGGGTCCTGATGGTAAACTATATGGATTTGATCAAGATCCAGATGCGCTGGCAAACATCATTGATGATGATAGATTTGAGCTCATTCCCGAGAATTTTAGATACATCAAGAGATTCTTAAGGTTGCACGGCTATAAAAAAGTCGACGGTATCCTGGCAGATCTAGGTGTGAGTTCGCACCAATTCAATGAGGCCAGCAGAGGTTTTTCCACACGATTTGATGCACGACTCGATATGCGTATGAATCAAAAAGCGACCGTGGATGCCGTAAGTATTGTCAATGATTATGACGAGCAGGAACTGCGTCGCATTTTTAAGGAATATGGTGAATTGCGCAACGCACCACGCATAGCACGTGAAATCGTAACAGCGCGCAAAACCAAAAGCATTCAAACCGTTCAGGATCTCAAGGATATTTGTGCGCCACTAGTTCCCGCAAGAATAGAGAATAAACAAATGGCTCAAGTTTTTCAAGCCATACGTATAGAGGTGAATCAAGAAATGGATGTGCTTCATGAGTTTTTGGAGCAGTGCAAGGATTTGTTGGAGCCTGGTGGCAGACTAAGTGTGATTTCTTACCACTCATTAGAGGATCGACCAGTAAAAAGATTCATACGCAATGGTCTTTTTGAAGGTGAACCAGAAAAGGATGTGTACGGTCGTGTGAGTGTACCCTTTAAAAAAGTAGGCAACCTGATCGTGCCCAGCAAAGAAGAATTGAAACAAAACAGCCGTGCTCGCAGTGCAAAATTGCGCATCGCAGAACGAATAGAACAGGAATAA